The Fimbriimonadaceae bacterium nucleotide sequence GCTCAAGTTCTAGCGCTTCGAACTGGTAATCCCGCAGACCTAAGAGGTCTTGCGCATCGGAGAATTCAAGCGTGCCCGAAGACATCGCCTGAAGCACTCGTCGGGTAAGGGTCTCACCACGAGCCGACAGGGAGTCGGCAACAGGCGATGCCCCTTTGCGTTCCTTGCCAAGCAGCTTGTTCTTCTCCTCCCGAGCCTTTTGCTTCGCCTCCCGAAGTTCAGACTCTTCTTCGTCGATTTTTCTCCAAGCTGAGAATACGGCAGTGGACTTGGACTTGGGAACTTTGCCCGATTCGATAAGCCTGTGAAGCAAAACGTATTTGCTGACCCGGAATTTCTTTGCATACTTATCCACGAGCCCAGCGTCCGTCGCTCCTTCTTTGGAGATGTCAGCAACGGCGGCTTGAACCTCCTTCGCCCCCGGTGGCAGAAGTAGCGCCGAAGCGAACCTGTTGCAGAACGTCTCCGTTCTCTTTACTGCGTCTCGACCAGTCTGAATACGGTCGGCTCCTAAATCGGAAACCACCGACTGTCGCAAGCACAAGTGCGCTAACTCATGGAAGAGTGTAAAGACCTGTTGGGACTTGTAGCCTTCTAAGTTGAAACCAACCAATGGGAAGCGGGGATGCCAAATAGCAAATCCCAACGCCTGCTCTCGTTCAACTCTGAATCCGAATGTGAGGACGCCAGTCAGGAAGAGTGCGTGCCTCCACTCTCGTAAACCTCGATTTTCTAGTTTGAACTTCTTTTGCTGAGCTAAGGTTACGCCCAAGGCTGTTCGCATTTCGTCAGCCCGCACAACGGGGTCGTCGCTGATTTGGAAGGCAGGCAGGTTTGAAGTCCACTCAGAAAGGACATCTTCCCAGTCCTCATCCAATCGCGACTGAAGGTACCGTGCTCGCCGAATATCGAGAACGAGGTCTGCTGAGAAACTCCCTTTGCTTCGGTTGCCCACCGTTCTGTAATCCAGCAGGGGCTTGGGTTCAGAAGGTTCTTCGGGCATGAAGAAGACAATGCAGGGTCGCTTGACCTTGTTCGCTATCCTTTCAATTTGGCGAAGAGTCGGAAAGGAAACGCCAGATTCCCATTCCCGATATCTCTCGACTGAAACGTCAGCAACCTGAGCCAACTCCTCTTCAGTTCGAAGCGAAGCTTTGCGAGCCCAGACCAGCACCTCCTTTGTGATTGGTGCTAACACGCTGCTCATGTCTCGACCTCCACGAGAACCTCATCTAGCAGACCCTCTGTCTCTTTCTCCAGGGCTTCGATGTCCCGCCGAATCTCTTCCAGCGTCCGCATCGGCTTGGGCTTGTAGAAGTAGCGGGTGAAGCTGATTTCGTAGCCAATCTGCGTTTTGTCGTCATCAACCCAAGCATCAGGTACGTTCGGCAGCACTTCCCGCTGAATGAACGCTTCGATGCCGCCATCTTCGAGCAGCGGCACGTTCTCGGTGTCTCGGAGGTCGGTGTCTGGCTCGTATTCCACGACGCAGGTCTTGCCGCCGATGACGACTTCGAAAAGCCCGTGCATGGGGTCGGCTACGGCGTTCTTGTGAATCTTCTTGATAACCGGATGGGCAGACTCGTCCACTCCGTTCGTCGCCTTAAGCTCCTTGATTTCCTTGGAAGAATAGGCTCTTGCCGGGTCGATTCCCTTGATGCGCAGGGGACGCTCGACAACGACCTTCCAGTATCCAAACGCCTCATTGGGGAAGAGCTTTGACTGCTCTGACTCCTCGAATGCTAGGAAGGCATCCATGACCCGCTGGATATCCTCAGGCGCAAGTTCACAGTTCTTCTTGCCCAGGTTCTTGCGCAGGGACTTGAACCACTGCGTAGCGTCGATGAGTTGGACTTTGCCTCGCCGGTGCTCTGGCTTTCGATTGGTGAGCACCCAGATGTACGTGGCAATGCCGGTGTTGTAGAACATGTTAAGCGGGAGTGCAATGATGGCTTCAAGCCAGTCATTCTCCAGAATCCAACGTCGTATATTGGACTCGCCCTGCCCAGCGTCGCCTGTGAAGAGCGAACTGCCGTTGTGTACTTCGGCGATACGACTCCCGAGAGGCGTGTTGTGCTTCATCTTGGCGAGCTTGTTCACGAGGAACATCAACTGACCGTCGCTGGAACGGGTGATGAGACTGAACTCGGGGTCTCCAGCGTGCTCGATGATGAAGCGTTGGTCGGTGAGTTCACCCTTGCCGCCCATACGCTCCAGGTCGGTCTTCCAACTCTTGCCATAGGGCGGGTTGGAGAGCATGAAGTCGAACTCACGGGACGGGAAACCATCTTGAGAGAGCGTTGAGCCGAGCCGGAAGTTCTCTGCCTCTTCACCCTCGCCTTTCAGAATCAAGTCCGCCTTTGTGATGGCATAGGTCTCAGGATTCACCTCCTGACCAAAGAGGTGAATGGTCACGTCTTTCCCATGCTCTTTCGCAAGCTCTTTGAGCCGCTCTTCAGCAACGGTGAGCATGCCTCCGGTTCCACAGGCGGCATCGTAGACCAGGTATGGGGCGGACTGTATCTGGTCGGCGATTGGACGGAAGATGAGTTCCGCCATCAGCTTGACGACATCTCTGGGAGTAAAGTGCTCTCCGGCTTCCTCGTTGTTCTCCTCGTTGAATCGGCGAATCAACTCCTCGAACATCGTGCCCATCGCATGGTTATCGAGAGCAGGAACCTTCTCCTTGCCATCTGTGTCGAGCACCGGCTGTGGTGAGAGGTTGATGGAGCGGTCAAGAAATTTCTCGATGAGGCTGCCAAGGATGTCGGCTTCCACGAGGGTCGGAATCTGGTTGCGGAACTTGAATTTGTCGAGAATCTCCTGAACGTTCGAAGAGAA carries:
- a CDS encoding SAM-dependent DNA methyltransferase — encoded protein: MNAQTLGWITNFIWGIADDVLRDVYVRGKYRDVILPMVVIRRLDAVLEPTKQAVLDMKKNLDAAGVANQEAALRQAAGQAFYNASPFTLRDLKSRATAQRLKDDFEAYLDGFSSNVQEILDKFKFRNQIPTLVEADILGSLIEKFLDRSINLSPQPVLDTDGKEKVPALDNHAMGTMFEELIRRFNEENNEEAGEHFTPRDVVKLMAELIFRPIADQIQSAPYLVYDAACGTGGMLTVAEERLKELAKEHGKDVTIHLFGQEVNPETYAITKADLILKGEGEEAENFRLGSTLSQDGFPSREFDFMLSNPPYGKSWKTDLERMGGKGELTDQRFIIEHAGDPEFSLITRSSDGQLMFLVNKLAKMKHNTPLGSRIAEVHNGSSLFTGDAGQGESNIRRWILENDWLEAIIALPLNMFYNTGIATYIWVLTNRKPEHRRGKVQLIDATQWFKSLRKNLGKKNCELAPEDIQRVMDAFLAFEESEQSKLFPNEAFGYWKVVVERPLRIKGIDPARAYSSKEIKELKATNGVDESAHPVIKKIHKNAVADPMHGLFEVVIGGKTCVVEYEPDTDLRDTENVPLLEDGGIEAFIQREVLPNVPDAWVDDDKTQIGYEISFTRYFYKPKPMRTLEEIRRDIEALEKETEGLLDEVLVEVET
- a CDS encoding ImmA/IrrE family metallo-endopeptidase — protein: MSSVLAPITKEVLVWARKASLRTEEELAQVADVSVERYREWESGVSFPTLRQIERIANKVKRPCIVFFMPEEPSEPKPLLDYRTVGNRSKGSFSADLVLDIRRARYLQSRLDEDWEDVLSEWTSNLPAFQISDDPVVRADEMRTALGVTLAQQKKFKLENRGLREWRHALFLTGVLTFGFRVEREQALGFAIWHPRFPLVGFNLEGYKSQQVFTLFHELAHLCLRQSVVSDLGADRIQTGRDAVKRTETFCNRFASALLLPPGAKEVQAAVADISKEGATDAGLVDKYAKKFRVSKYVLLHRLIESGKVPKSKSTAVFSAWRKIDEEESELREAKQKAREEKNKLLGKERKGASPVADSLSARGETLTRRVLQAMSSGTLEFSDAQDLLGLRDYQFEALELELSRRKVVD